The proteins below come from a single Plantactinospora sp. KBS50 genomic window:
- a CDS encoding regulatory protein RecX, producing MPGRRGARTGRGWDASPPRPRRPRGDGRATGGRATDGRPADSGPAGDDPPPRDEAEVAREICLRQLAVRPRTRAELATALARRGISEEIADTVLDRYGEVGMIDDAAFARAWVSSRHAGRGLARRALANELRQRGVDREVATEALGELDESTEAETARALVARKLRTARGEPDAIFRRLVGMLARRGYPPQVAIRAVQDGLAAQSAEAAELMDQIDADALADAESGEGDRDGRYGSS from the coding sequence ATGCCCGGAAGACGTGGTGCCCGCACCGGCCGGGGTTGGGACGCCTCCCCACCCCGGCCGCGCCGGCCCCGGGGAGACGGTCGGGCAACCGGCGGTAGGGCAACCGACGGCCGGCCGGCCGACAGCGGGCCGGCCGGCGACGATCCGCCGCCCCGCGACGAGGCGGAGGTGGCCCGGGAGATCTGCCTGCGCCAGCTCGCCGTCCGCCCGCGCACCCGGGCGGAGCTGGCCACCGCGTTGGCCCGGCGCGGGATATCCGAGGAGATCGCCGACACGGTGCTGGACCGGTACGGCGAGGTCGGCATGATCGACGATGCCGCGTTCGCCCGGGCCTGGGTGAGCAGCCGGCACGCGGGCCGTGGCCTGGCCCGCCGGGCCCTGGCCAACGAGCTGCGGCAGCGTGGGGTCGACCGGGAGGTCGCCACCGAGGCGCTGGGTGAACTGGACGAGTCGACCGAGGCCGAGACCGCGCGGGCGCTGGTGGCCCGGAAGTTGCGTACCGCCCGGGGCGAGCCGGACGCGATCTTCCGCCGGCTGGTCGGGATGCTGGCCCGGCGGGGCTATCCGCCACAGGTGGCGATCCGGGCCGTGCAGGACGGGCTGGCCGCGCAGAGCGCCGAGGCCGCGGAACTCATGGACCAGATCGACGCGGACGCGCTGGCCGACGCCGAGTCGGGGGAGGGCGACCGGGACGGTCGGTACGGTTCGTCGTAG
- a CDS encoding acyl-CoA dehydrogenase family protein: protein MQQHLYEPVHQEFRELCREFLAREAVPRHERWEADGIVERDVWRAAGAAGLLGPDVPQEYGGGGQRDFRFNAVLVEEIVAAGCSGLGFGLHNDVVAPYLTDLTTDHQRKRWLPGFCSGELITAIAMSEPAAGSDLAGIRTTAVRDGDGYVLNGQKTFITNGELADLVVVVAKTAPEQGAHGVSLIAVERDTPGFSRGRRLAKVGLKANDTAELFFDDCRVPAENLIGTENHGFYHLMGNLPRERLSIAVVAVAAAEHLLATTLEYARSRQAFGRPIGAFQHNRFLLAELDTEVTIARTFLNHCVAEFIAGRLSVADAAKAKWWTTELQNKVADRCVQLHGGYGFMLEYPVARAWLDSRVQTIYGGTTEIMKEIIGRGLGL, encoded by the coding sequence ATGCAGCAGCATCTCTACGAGCCCGTGCACCAGGAGTTCCGGGAGCTGTGTCGCGAGTTCCTGGCCCGCGAGGCGGTGCCCCGGCACGAGCGGTGGGAGGCCGACGGCATCGTCGAGCGGGACGTCTGGCGGGCCGCGGGGGCGGCCGGGCTGCTCGGCCCCGACGTACCGCAGGAGTACGGCGGCGGTGGCCAGCGGGACTTCCGGTTCAACGCGGTGCTGGTCGAGGAGATCGTCGCGGCGGGCTGCTCGGGACTGGGCTTCGGGCTGCACAACGACGTCGTGGCGCCGTACCTCACCGACCTGACCACCGACCACCAGCGCAAGCGTTGGCTGCCCGGGTTCTGCTCCGGCGAGCTGATCACGGCGATCGCGATGAGCGAGCCGGCCGCCGGCTCGGACCTGGCGGGCATCCGCACCACCGCGGTCCGCGACGGCGACGGCTACGTCCTCAACGGCCAGAAGACCTTCATCACCAACGGCGAACTGGCCGATCTCGTGGTCGTGGTGGCCAAGACGGCACCCGAGCAGGGTGCGCACGGCGTGAGCCTGATCGCCGTGGAGCGGGACACCCCGGGGTTCAGCCGGGGGCGCCGGCTGGCCAAGGTGGGTCTGAAGGCGAACGACACCGCCGAGCTGTTCTTCGACGACTGCCGGGTGCCGGCGGAGAACCTGATCGGCACCGAGAACCACGGCTTCTATCACCTGATGGGCAACCTGCCCCGGGAACGGCTGAGCATCGCGGTCGTGGCGGTGGCCGCGGCCGAGCATCTGCTCGCCACCACCCTGGAGTACGCGCGCAGCCGGCAGGCGTTCGGCCGGCCGATCGGCGCGTTCCAGCACAACCGGTTCCTGCTGGCGGAGCTGGACACCGAGGTCACCATCGCGCGGACGTTCCTGAACCACTGCGTCGCGGAGTTCATCGCCGGCCGGCTGTCGGTCGCCGACGCGGCCAAGGCGAAGTGGTGGACGACCGAGTTGCAGAACAAGGTCGCCGACCGCTGCGTGCAGTTGCACGGCGGGTACGGCTTCATGCTCGAATACCCGGTGGCGCGTGCCTGGCTGGACAGCCGGGTGCAGACGATCTACGGCGGGACGACGGAGATCATGAAGGAGATCATCGGTCGCGGGCTCGGCCTGTGA
- a CDS encoding DUF3046 domain-containing protein, with translation MRLTDFWDRLEEAFGPGYAASLATDQVLSQLSGRTIRQAIADGEETATVWRAVCAAYPDRVPARLR, from the coding sequence GTGCGGTTGACGGATTTCTGGGACCGGCTGGAGGAGGCCTTCGGCCCGGGTTACGCCGCCAGCCTCGCCACCGACCAGGTGCTGTCCCAGTTGTCCGGGCGGACCATCCGGCAGGCCATCGCGGACGGCGAGGAGACGGCGACGGTGTGGCGTGCGGTCTGCGCGGCCTATCCCGACCGGGTGCCCGCGCGACTACGCTGA
- a CDS encoding MFS transporter codes for MTTEVPAPVRVGIDVAPIRRRTLRLLFMTQIIGGIGVTIGVTVGALLARDNAGTAVSGLASSCAVVGAALLAVPVTRVMAGYGRRPGLALAYLCGAAGGLLVVVAAVHHWVPLLFAGMLLFGGGSAANLQARYAAVDLAEPARRARQLSLVVWATTIGAVAAPNFATLADATTRGLGLPRYAGPFAFSAAAFVLAAVLLLVLLRPDPLLTARRLAAAGAAGTADPPGAGAAGIAADPPGTTRPVGRYGLRDALRVVAARPDARLGMAAVAVGHVVMVAVMTMTPVRIGESHGDADVLRLVGLVLSLHIAGMYALSPLVGWSADRFGRRAVILGGVAVLLVACAVAGSAGHDTPWLAVGLVLLGLGWSATMVAGSTLLSESVPGQVRPAAQGLTDLVMGLAGASAGGVSGFVVQFAGYPVLTALAAVAAVPLLALALRRVPAMAAGAGGG; via the coding sequence ATGACGACCGAGGTACCCGCGCCGGTGCGGGTGGGGATCGACGTCGCGCCGATCCGCCGGCGGACGCTCCGGCTGCTGTTCATGACGCAGATCATCGGCGGGATCGGGGTGACCATCGGGGTCACCGTGGGCGCCCTGCTGGCCCGGGACAACGCCGGTACCGCCGTCTCCGGGCTGGCCTCGTCGTGCGCGGTGGTGGGGGCGGCGTTGCTGGCCGTACCGGTCACCCGGGTGATGGCCGGCTACGGCCGCCGGCCGGGGCTGGCGCTGGCGTACCTTTGCGGGGCGGCCGGCGGGTTGCTGGTGGTGGTCGCGGCCGTGCACCACTGGGTGCCGTTGCTGTTCGCCGGGATGCTGCTGTTCGGCGGCGGCAGCGCGGCGAACCTCCAGGCCCGGTACGCCGCCGTCGACCTGGCCGAGCCGGCCCGCCGGGCCCGGCAGCTGTCCCTGGTGGTCTGGGCCACCACCATCGGCGCGGTGGCGGCGCCGAACTTCGCCACGCTTGCCGACGCGACGACCCGCGGGCTCGGGCTGCCCCGGTACGCCGGGCCGTTCGCGTTCAGCGCCGCCGCCTTCGTGCTGGCGGCCGTGCTGCTGCTCGTGCTGCTGCGCCCGGACCCGCTGCTCACGGCCCGCCGGCTGGCGGCGGCCGGCGCCGCCGGTACGGCCGACCCGCCCGGAGCCGGCGCCGCGGGTATCGCGGCCGACCCGCCCGGTACGACGCGCCCGGTTGGCCGGTACGGGCTGCGGGACGCCCTGCGGGTGGTGGCGGCGCGGCCGGACGCCCGGCTCGGGATGGCCGCCGTCGCGGTCGGCCACGTCGTCATGGTCGCGGTGATGACGATGACCCCGGTACGCATCGGCGAGTCGCACGGCGACGCGGACGTGCTGCGGCTGGTCGGCCTGGTGCTGAGCCTGCACATCGCCGGCATGTACGCGCTGTCCCCGCTGGTCGGCTGGTCGGCAGACCGGTTCGGCCGGCGGGCGGTGATCCTCGGCGGCGTGGCCGTGCTGCTGGTCGCGTGTGCGGTGGCCGGCAGCGCCGGGCACGACACGCCCTGGTTGGCTGTCGGCCTGGTCCTGCTGGGCCTCGGCTGGTCCGCGACCATGGTCGCGGGCTCCACGCTGCTGTCCGAGTCGGTGCCCGGGCAGGTGCGGCCGGCCGCCCAGGGGCTGACCGATCTGGTGATGGGGCTGGCCGGCGCGTCGGCCGGCGGGGTCAGCGGGTTTGTCGTGCAGTTCGCCGGCTATCCGGTGCTGACCGCGCTGGCGGCGGTCGCCGCCGTGCCGCTGCTGGCGTTAGCGTTGCGGCGGGTGCCGGCGATGGCCGCGGGTGCCGGAGGCGGGTGA
- a CDS encoding UdgX family uracil-DNA binding protein (This protein belongs to the uracil DNA glycosylase superfamily, members of which act in excision repair of DNA. However, it belongs more specifically to UdgX branch, whose founding member was found to bind uracil in DNA (where it does not belong), without cleaving it, appears to promote DNA repair by a pathway involving RecA, rather than base excision.), giving the protein MADTRTAPGAQQFIPPDAQDLPALKAAAAGCRGCELYEPATQTVFGRGDAHAPAVFVGEQPGDVEDQKGLPFVGPAGRLLREAVDDAGIDPKHIYLTNAVKHFRFELRGRRRIHQTPDRVHIVACRPWLVAEFGRLRPAVVVVLGATAGKALLGPSFRVTQARGRLMPWPDAAQNPDDFRQVPIDSRGERADAPPAQLLATIHPSAVLRADNRDEAYAGLVADLKVAAGVLRRR; this is encoded by the coding sequence ATGGCCGACACCCGGACCGCGCCCGGCGCGCAGCAGTTCATCCCGCCCGACGCCCAGGACCTGCCCGCGCTGAAGGCCGCCGCGGCCGGCTGCCGGGGCTGTGAGCTGTACGAACCGGCGACCCAGACGGTCTTCGGCCGGGGTGACGCGCATGCTCCGGCGGTCTTCGTGGGCGAGCAGCCGGGCGACGTGGAGGATCAGAAAGGTCTGCCGTTCGTCGGACCGGCCGGGCGCCTGTTGCGGGAGGCCGTCGACGACGCGGGCATCGACCCGAAACACATCTACCTCACCAACGCCGTGAAGCACTTCCGGTTCGAGCTGCGCGGCAGGCGGCGCATCCACCAGACCCCGGACCGGGTGCACATCGTGGCCTGCCGCCCCTGGCTGGTGGCCGAGTTCGGCCGGCTCCGGCCCGCGGTGGTCGTGGTGCTCGGGGCCACCGCCGGCAAGGCGCTGCTCGGCCCGTCGTTCCGGGTCACGCAGGCGCGCGGCCGGCTCATGCCGTGGCCGGACGCCGCGCAGAACCCGGACGACTTCCGGCAGGTGCCGATCGACTCCCGCGGCGAGCGGGCGGACGCGCCGCCGGCCCAGCTGCTGGCCACCATCCACCCGTCCGCCGTGCTGCGCGCCGACAACCGCGACGAGGCGTACGCGGGTCTGGTGGCCGACCTGAAGGTGGCGGCCGGGGTGCTGCGCCGCCGGTGA